One segment of Phragmites australis chromosome 13, lpPhrAust1.1, whole genome shotgun sequence DNA contains the following:
- the LOC133888238 gene encoding plasma membrane ATPase-like, whose amino-acid sequence MGGLEDIKNEAVDLENIPIEEVFEQLKCNREGLTTDEGAQRLEIFGPNKLEEKKESKLLKFLGFMWNPLSWVMEMAAIMAIALANGGGKPPDWQDFVGIIVLLVINSTISFIEENNAGNAAAALMANLAPKTKVLRDGRWGEQEAAILVPGDIISIKLGDIVPADARLLEGDPLKVDQSALTGESLPVTKSPGDEVFSGSTCKQGEIEAVVIATGVHTFFGKAAHLVDSTNQVGHFQKVLTAIGNFCICSIAVGIVIEIIVMFPIQRRKYRSGIENLLVLLIGGIPIAMPTVLSVTMAIGSHKLSQQGAITKRMTAIEEMAGMDVLCSDKTGTLTLNKLSVDKNLVEVFCKGVEKDHVLLLAARASRTENQDAIDAAMVGMLADPKEARAGIREVHFLPFNPVDKRTALTYIDDNGNWHRVSKGAPEQILTLCNCKEDVKRKVHSVIDKYAERGLRSLAVGRQEVPEKSKDSPGAPWQFVGLLPLFDPPRHDSAETIRKALVLGVNVKMITGDQLAIAKETGRRLGMGTNMYPSSSLLGQHKDSSLEALPVDELIEKADGFAGVFPEHKYEIVKKLQEKKHIVGMTGDGVNDAPALKKADIGIAVADATDAARGASDIVLTEPGLSVIISAVLTSRCIFQRMKNYTIYAVSITIRIVLGFLLIALIWRFDFSPFMVLIIAILNDGTIMTISKDRVKPSPLPDSWKLKEIFATGVVLGSYLALMTVIFFWAMHKTDFFSDKFGVRSIRNSEHEMMSALYLQVSIVSQALIFVTRSRSWSFVERPGLLLVTAFLLAQLVATFVAVYANWGFARIKGIGWGWAGVVWLYSIVFYFPLDLFKFFIRFVLSGRAWDNLLENKTAFTTKKDYGRGEREAQWATAQRTLHGLQPPEAASNTLFHDKSSYRELSEIAEQAKRRAEIARLRELNTLKGHVESVVKLKGLDIDTIQQNYTV is encoded by the exons ATGGGTGGGCTCGAGGACATCAAGAATGAAGCCGTCGATCTG GAGAACATCCCGATCGAGGAGGTGTTCGAGCAGCTGAAATGCAACCGCGAGGGGCTGACCACCGACGAGGGCGCGCAGCGTCTCGAGATCTTCGGCCCCAACAAGCTCGAGGAGAAGAAG GAGAGCAAGCTGCTCAAGTTCCTGGGGTTCATGTGGAACCCGCTGTCGTGGGTCATGGAGATGGCAGCCATCATGGCCATCGCGCTCGCCAACGGCGGCGGCAAGCCCCCGGACTGGCAGGACTTCGTCGGTATCATTGTGCTCCTGGTAATCAACTCCACCATCTCCTTCATCGAGGAGAACAACGCCggcaacgccgccgccgcgctcatGGCCAACCTTGCCCCCAAGACCAAG GTGCTGAGGGATGGCCGATGGGGCGAGCAAGAGGCTGCAATCTTGGTCCCCGGTGACATCATCAGCATCAAGCTCGGTGACATCGTCCCTGCCGATGCACGTCTCCTCGAGGGTGATCCCCTCAAGGTTGATCAGTCCGCACTTACCGGAGAGTCCCTCCCGGTGACCAAGAGCCCTGGCGATGAGGTCTTCTCCGGCTCGACATGCAAACAGGGTGAGATCGAGGCTGTGGTCATTGCCACCGGAGTGCACACCTTCTTCGGCAAGGCTGCACATCTTGTGGACagcaccaaccaggtcggccactTCCAGAAGGTCCTCACTGCGATCGGGAACTTCTGTATCTGCTCCATTGCGGTCGGCATCGTCATCGAGATCATTGTCATGTTCCCGATCCAACGCCGCAAGTACCGCAGCGGAATCGAGAACCTGTTGGTCCTCTTGATCGGTGGTATCCCGATTGCCATGCCTACCGTGCTGTCGGTCACCATGGCCATTGGCTCTCACAAGTTGTCACAGCAGGGTGCCATCACTAAGAGGATGACTGCCATTGAGGAGATGGCAGGCATGGACGTGCTTTGCAGTGACAAGACCGGCACACTGACCCTCAACAAGCTTAGTGTCGACAAGAACCTTGTCGAGGTGTTTTGCAAAGGTGTCGAGAAAGACCATGTGCTGTTGTTGGCTGCAAGGGCCTCAAGGACTGAGAACCAGGATGCCATCGATGCTGCCATGGTTGGTATGCTGGCTGATCCTAAGGAGGCTAGAGCTGGAATCAGGGAGGTGCACTTCTTGCCCTTCAACCCAGTTGACAAGAGGACTGCGCTGACGTACATTGATGACAATGGCAACTGGCACCGTGTCAGCAAGGGTGCTCCTGAGCAG ATCCTTACCCTATGCAACTGCAAGGAGGATGTGAAGAGGAAAGTGCACTCAGTGATCGACAAGTATGCCGAGCGTGGGCTTCGTTCACTTGCTGTTGGCAGACAG GAAGTACCTGAGAAATCAAAGGATTCACCTGGTGCACCATGGCAATTCGTTGGTTTGTTGCCCCTCTTTGATCCCCCGAGGCACGACAGTGCTGAGACCATCCGTAAAGCTCTCGTCCTTGGTGTTAACGTCAAGATGATCACTG GTGATCAGCTTGCTATTGCCAAGGAGACAGGACGGAGGCTTGGCATGGGTACCAACATGTATCCTTCCTCTTCATTGCTCGGCCAACACAAGGACTCTTCACTTGAAGCACTTCCTGTAGATGAGCTCATTGAGAAGGCTGATGGGTTTGCCGGAGTCTTCCCTG AGCACAAGTacgagattgtgaagaagttgcAAGAGAAGAAGCACATTGTTGGTATGACTGGTGATGGTGTCAACGACGCCCCTGCGCTTAAGAAGGCCGACATTGGTATTGCTGTTGCTGATGCTACCGATGCCGCAAGAGGTGCTTCCGACATTGTCCTTACTGAGCCAGGTCTTAGCGTCATTATCAGCGCCGTCCTCACCAGCAGATGCATCTTCCAGAGGATGAAGAACTATACC ATTTATGCCGTTTCCATCACCATCCGTATTGTG CTTGGCTTTCTGCTTATTGCCTTGATCTGGAGATTTGACTTCTCACCCTTCATGGTCCTTATCATTGCCATTCTCAATGACG GTACAATCATGACAATATCTAAGGACAGAGTTAAGCCATCTCCCTTGCCCGACAGCTGGAAGCTAAAGGAAATCTTTGCTACCGGTGTCGTGCTTGGAAGCTACCTTGCTCTGATGACTGTCATCTTCTTCTGGGCTATGCACAAGACCGACTTCTTCAGC GACAAATTCGGTGTCAGGTCAATCAGAAACAGTGAGCATGAGATGATGTCTGCACTGTACCTCCAAGTCAGTATTGTGAGCCAGGCTCTTATCTTCGTCACCCGTTCCCGTAGCTGGTCCTTCGTCGAACGCCCCGGTCTGCTCCTGGTCACCGCTTTCCTGCTCGCACAACTT GTTGCGACGTTCGTTGCAGTCTACGCCAACTGGGGCTTTGCCAGGATCAAGGGAATCGGATGGGGCTGGGCTGGTGTCGTCTGGCTCTACAGCATTGTGTTCTACTTCCCGCTGGACCTGTTCAAGTTCTTCATCCGCTTCGTGCTCAGCGGCAGGGCCTGGGACAACCTTCTGGAGAACAAG ACTGCCTTCACCACCAAGAAGGATTACGGTagaggggagagggaggcgCAATGGGCCACTGCGCAGAGGACGCTGCACGGTCTCCAGCCACCGGAGGCCGCCTCCAACACGCTGTTCCACGACAAGAGCAGCTACCGCGAGCTCTCGGAGATAGCCGAGCAGGCCAAGAGACGAGCTGAGATTGCGAGGCTGAGGGAGCTGAACACTCTCAAGGGACACGTGGAGTCGGTGGTGAAGCTCAAGGGGCTGGACATCGACACCATCCAGCAGAACTACACGGTGTGA